Proteins found in one Vallitalea guaymasensis genomic segment:
- a CDS encoding aldose 1-epimerase family protein has translation MINVLENDVLKIEVNSLGAELSSIKTKEDGLEYLWQGDPSVWGRKSPILFPIVGKLKDNEYYIENEKYELGQHGFARDMEFQVEQKNKEILEYKLKYNEESLKKYPYKFLLTITYELKGNSLNIGYEVKNLDSTEVYFSIGAHPGFNIPIMEEERLEDYYLEFDKLETVNKYELNIENSVSLKSIPFLENEKVIPMTKDIFNKGAIILLDVESNSLSLKSKKSSREVCVEYDGFPYLGIWGQPDNSPFVCIEPWYGVADFEDTDKQYKTKRGIQKLEVSKEFKANYYVTIK, from the coding sequence ATGATAAATGTATTAGAAAATGATGTTCTAAAAATTGAAGTCAATAGTCTTGGAGCAGAGTTATCAAGTATAAAAACTAAAGAGGATGGATTAGAATATTTATGGCAGGGTGATCCATCAGTATGGGGAAGAAAATCACCTATCTTATTTCCTATTGTTGGGAAACTAAAGGATAACGAATATTATATTGAAAATGAAAAATATGAATTAGGTCAGCATGGATTTGCTAGAGATATGGAATTTCAAGTAGAACAAAAGAATAAAGAAATACTTGAATACAAGCTTAAATATAATGAAGAATCATTAAAGAAATACCCTTATAAATTCTTATTAACTATTACTTATGAATTGAAAGGTAATAGTCTTAACATAGGCTATGAAGTCAAGAATCTAGACTCAACAGAAGTATATTTCTCCATAGGTGCACATCCTGGATTCAATATACCTATTATGGAAGAAGAGAGATTAGAAGATTATTATCTGGAATTCGATAAGCTTGAAACAGTGAATAAATATGAATTAAATATTGAAAACAGTGTTTCTTTAAAAAGTATACCATTTCTAGAAAATGAAAAAGTAATACCTATGACTAAGGATATATTCAATAAAGGGGCAATTATCTTATTGGATGTGGAATCCAACAGCCTATCATTGAAGAGCAAGAAAAGCAGCAGAGAAGTATGCGTTGAATATGATGGATTCCCATATTTAGGTATTTGGGGACAACCTGACAACTCTCCTTTTGTATGTATTGAACCTTGGTATGGAGTAGCTGATTTTGAAGATACAGATAAACAATACAAAACTAAAAGAGGTATTCAAAAACTAGAAGTATCAAAAGAATTTAAAGCTAACTATTATGTTACTATAAAATAA
- the mtnA gene encoding S-methyl-5-thioribose-1-phosphate isomerase codes for MNIIVPAKLNEAKDKMILLDQTLLPIETKYVEIVKVEDTWEAIKKLRVRGAPAIGVAAGFGVYLGVKDSMAKTYDEFYKEFKEAKDYLASSRPTAVNLFWALDRMERRLIEEKDKSILEIKECLLEESEEILKEDQEMCKKISEYGLSLLKPEMGLLTHCNAGGIATSGYGTALGPMYLGQEKGYNFKVFSDETRPLNQGSRLTAWELNEAGIDVTVICDNMASIVMKQGKINAVLVGCDRVAANGDTANKIGTSGVAILAKEYGIPFYVLGPTSTIDMDTPTGDDINIELRESKEIYNGFGKVTAPPQVKFYNPAFDVTDNKYITAIITEKGIVEPPFEENLKKLF; via the coding sequence ATGAATATTATTGTTCCAGCAAAATTGAATGAAGCAAAAGATAAGATGATTCTACTAGACCAGACATTATTACCTATAGAAACAAAATACGTAGAAATTGTAAAAGTCGAAGACACTTGGGAAGCAATCAAGAAGTTACGTGTTAGAGGAGCTCCTGCAATAGGAGTGGCAGCAGGGTTTGGCGTTTATCTAGGAGTAAAGGATTCTATGGCAAAAACATATGATGAATTTTATAAAGAATTCAAAGAAGCAAAAGATTATCTAGCTTCATCAAGACCTACAGCAGTCAACCTTTTTTGGGCTCTTGATCGTATGGAAAGAAGATTGATAGAAGAAAAGGATAAATCAATATTAGAAATAAAGGAATGTCTATTAGAAGAAAGTGAAGAGATACTTAAAGAAGACCAGGAAATGTGTAAAAAAATCTCAGAGTACGGGTTAAGCCTATTAAAGCCTGAAATGGGATTACTGACCCATTGTAATGCAGGTGGTATAGCTACATCAGGTTATGGTACAGCTCTTGGACCAATGTATCTAGGACAAGAAAAAGGATATAATTTCAAGGTGTTCTCTGATGAGACTAGACCTCTTAATCAAGGGTCAAGATTGACAGCATGGGAACTTAATGAAGCAGGTATTGATGTAACAGTAATATGTGATAATATGGCATCAATAGTTATGAAACAAGGCAAAATCAATGCAGTTCTAGTTGGTTGTGACAGAGTTGCTGCTAATGGTGATACAGCTAACAAAATAGGAACATCTGGGGTAGCTATCTTAGCAAAAGAGTACGGTATACCATTTTACGTATTAGGTCCTACTTCCACTATTGATATGGATACTCCAACAGGTGATGATATAAACATAGAACTTAGAGAAAGCAAAGAAATATATAATGGTTTCGGTAAAGTAACAGCGCCACCACAAGTCAAGTTCTACAATCCTGCTTTTGATGTAACTGATAATAAATACATTACTGCTATTATCACAGAAAAAGGCATAGTTGAACCACCATTTGAAGAGAACCTTAAAAAACTGTTCTAA
- the mtnK gene encoding S-methyl-5-thioribose kinase, with protein sequence MNEFYQLDVNKVYDYVQQELNFFHEDADIECSEIGDGNLNLVFRVKDKKHNKSVIVKQSLPYVRCVGEDWPLSIGRSEIESKLLEIEYKLTNGKVPEVYKFDKIMYSTIMEDLTDYVIMRTGLLEYNQYPKFVDQITDFIVNTLILTSDVVMEHKEKKAYVKEFINPQLCEITEDLVYSEPFFDAKRNNIPDYMITFMEKNVWNDKALILEVTKLKFDFMNNAQALLHGDLHTGSIFINQDNIKVIDPEFAFYGPIAYDIGALIANLIMNYLSTDVRCNDTGLKNKHMTYLLDTVKDVMDVFRDKCMKIWPEVVKDNMVLRSPDFAKYYIDDIFVNTAGVAGCEMIRRTVGLAHVADLDGIEDEIKREETRKLNVLLAKEFIMKRNDILEGKDFVNLIKNFCGKK encoded by the coding sequence ATGAATGAGTTTTATCAACTTGATGTTAATAAGGTCTATGATTATGTACAGCAAGAATTAAACTTTTTTCATGAGGATGCAGATATTGAATGTAGCGAAATTGGTGACGGTAATCTCAATCTAGTTTTTAGAGTAAAAGACAAGAAGCATAATAAAAGTGTTATAGTTAAACAATCTCTTCCATATGTTAGATGTGTAGGAGAAGATTGGCCTCTGAGCATTGGTAGAAGTGAAATAGAGAGTAAATTATTAGAAATTGAGTACAAACTTACAAATGGAAAGGTGCCTGAAGTTTATAAGTTTGATAAGATCATGTATTCAACCATCATGGAAGATCTAACTGACTATGTAATAATGAGAACAGGACTACTTGAGTATAATCAATATCCAAAATTTGTAGACCAAATAACGGATTTTATTGTTAATACATTGATTCTTACATCTGATGTAGTCATGGAACACAAGGAGAAAAAAGCGTATGTAAAAGAATTTATTAATCCACAGTTATGTGAAATAACTGAAGACCTTGTTTACTCTGAACCATTCTTTGATGCCAAGAGGAATAATATCCCTGATTATATGATTACATTCATGGAAAAAAATGTGTGGAACGATAAAGCTCTTATATTGGAAGTAACTAAACTGAAATTTGATTTTATGAATAATGCTCAAGCATTGTTGCATGGTGACCTTCATACAGGAAGTATTTTTATTAATCAAGATAATATAAAAGTTATCGATCCTGAGTTTGCATTTTATGGACCTATTGCTTATGACATCGGTGCTTTGATAGCCAATTTAATTATGAACTACTTATCTACAGATGTAAGATGCAATGATACAGGATTAAAGAACAAACATATGACTTATCTACTTGATACCGTAAAAGATGTTATGGATGTTTTTAGGGATAAATGTATGAAAATATGGCCTGAGGTAGTGAAGGATAATATGGTTTTACGCTCACCAGATTTCGCTAAATACTATATAGATGATATATTTGTAAATACAGCAGGAGTTGCTGGATGCGAAATGATAAGGAGAACAGTTGGACTTGCTCATGTTGCTGATCTAGATGGTATAGAAGATGAGATCAAAAGAGAAGAGACTAGAAAATTGAACGTGTTATTAGCTAAAGAATTCATTATGAAGAGAAATGATATACTGGAAGGAAAAGATTTTGTCAATCTAATCAAGAATTTTTGTGGAAAGAAATAA
- a CDS encoding sugar phosphate isomerase/epimerase family protein, producing the protein MIKLGLCAWMLPMEEEETFSFAGELGFDGIAIDLKYNNGSLHLIDKDKQRRYLELAKENNIAIATFALNTLCDHDHGMSKKEDHQIVFDIIDQAIMIAENMGVKTFQFPSFIASDITNEEEFDNTVICLRYACEKAKGKGIKIGWENTMDKDNNKLMVEKVNCENFFIYYDTQNPVSFSNLDNVQLAKDLLSSIKEIHAKDSLDDPEAELYIWEGTTNFKEVMEVFRDSNYSGWIIIESNYKAFKNYVDIIKKDKEFIFDLFDR; encoded by the coding sequence ATGATAAAATTAGGATTATGTGCATGGATGTTACCAATGGAAGAAGAGGAGACATTCTCATTTGCGGGTGAATTAGGATTTGATGGAATTGCCATTGATCTTAAATACAATAATGGTTCACTTCATTTAATAGATAAAGATAAGCAAAGAAGATATCTAGAACTAGCAAAAGAAAATAATATTGCTATAGCTACTTTTGCTCTTAATACATTATGTGACCATGACCATGGTATGAGTAAGAAAGAGGATCACCAAATAGTATTTGATATAATAGACCAAGCAATTATGATTGCTGAAAATATGGGAGTAAAAACATTTCAGTTTCCTAGTTTTATTGCTAGTGATATTACTAATGAAGAGGAATTTGATAATACTGTCATTTGTCTAAGATATGCCTGTGAAAAAGCCAAAGGAAAAGGAATCAAGATTGGCTGGGAAAATACTATGGATAAAGATAATAACAAGTTAATGGTTGAAAAAGTAAATTGTGAAAATTTCTTTATATATTATGATACACAAAATCCAGTTTCATTCTCTAATCTTGATAATGTACAATTAGCTAAAGATCTATTAAGCTCAATTAAAGAAATTCATGCAAAAGATAGCTTAGATGATCCAGAGGCTGAATTATATATATGGGAAGGTACCACTAATTTCAAAGAAGTCATGGAAGTATTTAGAGATAGTAATTACTCTGGCTGGATTATTATAGAAAGTAATTATAAAGCTTTTAAGAATTATGTAGATATAATTAAAAAGGACAAAGAATTTATCTTTGATTTGTTTGATAGGTAA
- a CDS encoding CD0519/CD1768 family membrane protein, which translates to MENNANIKKAISVEGLVSLIIIGVFFTYLCSIMGVVNMFNTLISTAHDLLINTVFFIMGITVLAGAFGSVLSEFGIISILNRLLSCLMKPLYKMPGAAILGVVTTYLSDNPAIITLANDKGFKRYFKKYQLPALTNIGTAFGMGLVVTSFMIAQQSPIGESFVLPALIGNIGAVIGSIVSVRIMLYFTKKEFGIDDMAVEGCDKSFSILKYREVREGNIGSRLLESLLEGGKSGVDLGLSIIPGVLIICTIVMMLTNGPSVTGAYTGVAYEGVGLFTFLADKLNFILHPMFGFSSYEAVSVPITSLGSVGAAIGLVPKLLKENLVGGNDIAVFTAMGMCWSGYLSTHVAMMDSLKCRNLTGKAIISHTFGGLAAGISAHWIYEIWMNLL; encoded by the coding sequence GTGGAAAACAACGCAAATATTAAAAAAGCCATAAGTGTAGAAGGACTTGTATCACTAATCATAATTGGAGTTTTTTTTACTTATCTGTGTAGTATTATGGGAGTAGTCAACATGTTTAATACTTTAATCAGCACAGCGCATGATTTACTAATTAATACAGTATTTTTCATAATGGGCATAACAGTACTCGCAGGAGCATTTGGTTCGGTTTTATCAGAATTCGGAATAATATCAATTCTTAATAGACTATTATCTTGTCTCATGAAGCCCTTGTATAAAATGCCAGGTGCCGCAATATTAGGAGTTGTAACTACATATTTATCAGACAATCCTGCAATCATTACCTTAGCTAATGATAAAGGATTCAAAAGGTATTTTAAGAAATATCAATTACCAGCACTTACCAACATAGGAACGGCTTTTGGAATGGGGCTTGTTGTAACCTCTTTCATGATAGCTCAACAGTCTCCCATTGGAGAAAGCTTTGTATTACCCGCGTTAATCGGGAATATTGGAGCTGTTATCGGAAGTATTGTAAGTGTACGTATAATGCTATACTTTACAAAAAAAGAATTTGGTATAGATGATATGGCTGTGGAAGGCTGTGACAAGTCTTTTAGCATATTAAAATATAGAGAAGTAAGAGAAGGTAATATTGGTTCTAGACTTCTTGAGTCTTTATTAGAAGGGGGTAAATCAGGCGTAGATTTAGGTCTTTCTATCATCCCAGGGGTTTTAATCATTTGTACTATAGTCATGATGCTGACTAATGGACCATCAGTTACAGGAGCATATACAGGTGTAGCTTATGAAGGCGTTGGCTTGTTTACATTCTTAGCTGACAAACTTAATTTTATATTACATCCTATGTTTGGATTCAGCAGTTATGAAGCAGTATCCGTTCCAATTACATCCTTAGGTTCTGTTGGTGCAGCTATAGGACTTGTACCAAAATTATTAAAAGAGAATCTAGTTGGTGGTAATGATATAGCAGTCTTTACTGCTATGGGAATGTGTTGGAGTGGTTACTTAAGTACACATGTAGCAATGATGGATAGCCTAAAATGTAGAAATCTAACAGGTAAAGCTATTATAAGTCATACTTTTGGTGGTTTGGCTGCTGGTATATCGGCACATTGGATTTATGAGATATGGATGAATTTATTATAA
- a CDS encoding FMN-dependent NADH-azoreductase, producing the protein MATLLYITVNSKPEDLSTSKTVGRIFINKYKELYPNDTIEELDLYEANIPRLNYKLFTSRATLASGEDYDKLSDEEKQQVEQIRGLCDQFLRADKYVITAPMWSIFFPSMLKQYLDCIIQDKKLINIDTVNNKVSGLLGDKKRKMVYIQSSGAKIPFLISPFMNKGVNYLHDIFKFLGLKKFDKILVDGVDDSSVGRDMAIQNATEEIDDMIEFF; encoded by the coding sequence ATGGCTACATTGTTATATATAACTGTTAATTCAAAACCTGAAGACTTATCAACCAGTAAAACAGTAGGTCGAATATTCATTAATAAGTACAAAGAGTTATATCCAAATGATACAATTGAAGAATTAGACCTGTATGAAGCAAATATACCAAGATTAAATTATAAATTATTTACTTCAAGAGCTACCTTAGCTAGTGGTGAAGATTATGATAAGCTTTCTGACGAAGAAAAGCAACAAGTTGAGCAAATCAGAGGTCTATGTGATCAATTTCTAAGAGCTGATAAATATGTTATCACAGCACCAATGTGGAGTATTTTTTTCCCATCAATGTTAAAACAATATCTGGATTGTATTATACAAGATAAAAAATTAATAAATATAGATACTGTCAACAATAAAGTTTCTGGATTATTAGGAGATAAAAAAAGGAAAATGGTATATATCCAATCTTCTGGTGCTAAAATCCCGTTTCTTATATCTCCTTTCATGAATAAAGGAGTAAATTATCTACATGACATTTTTAAGTTTCTAGGATTGAAAAAATTTGACAAAATCCTCGTAGATGGAGTGGATGATAGTTCAGTTGGTAGAGATATGGCAATTCAGAATGCAACTGAAGAAATTGATGATATGATAGAATTTTTTTAG
- a CDS encoding CvfB family protein, whose product MIKLGKVQLLTVKRLSPIGIFLTSNENEKKEENGFISDHYLDEKKDKEKEEVLLPKKQVPEGIKVGHQLEVFIYKDSKDRPIATTRKPKLVLGELAPLRVVQQTKIGAFMDWGLERDLFLPFREQTDKVHLNNEYLVSLYVDKSERLCATMDVYKHLSNESPYKKDDTVKGIVISVKEELGAFVAVDNKYNGLIPKNELFNNIKSGDHIEGRVTKVREDGKLNISLRQKAYLQMNDDSKKIMDKLIKNNGKLNLNDKSSPDRIKSELNMSKNAFKRAVGRLLKEGKIKFVGNGIEKI is encoded by the coding sequence ATGATAAAGTTAGGTAAAGTACAATTATTAACAGTAAAGAGATTATCACCAATAGGAATTTTTCTAACTAGTAATGAAAATGAGAAGAAAGAAGAGAATGGTTTCATTTCTGATCATTATCTGGACGAAAAAAAAGATAAGGAAAAAGAAGAAGTCCTTCTACCAAAAAAACAAGTTCCAGAAGGAATTAAAGTTGGACATCAACTAGAAGTTTTTATCTACAAAGATTCTAAAGATAGACCAATAGCGACTACAAGAAAACCTAAACTTGTACTTGGTGAACTGGCTCCACTAAGAGTTGTTCAACAAACAAAGATAGGTGCTTTCATGGATTGGGGATTAGAGCGTGATTTATTCCTTCCATTTAGAGAGCAGACAGATAAAGTTCATCTTAATAATGAATATCTGGTATCATTATATGTTGATAAGAGTGAAAGATTATGTGCAACTATGGATGTCTACAAACATCTATCTAATGAATCACCTTATAAAAAGGATGATACAGTAAAAGGTATAGTTATAAGTGTCAAAGAAGAGTTAGGTGCATTCGTAGCTGTTGATAATAAGTATAACGGGCTAATTCCCAAGAATGAGCTTTTTAATAACATAAAAAGCGGAGACCACATTGAGGGTCGTGTAACTAAAGTAAGAGAAGATGGAAAACTCAATATTAGTTTAAGACAAAAAGCTTATTTACAGATGAATGATGATTCTAAAAAGATTATGGATAAATTGATTAAGAACAATGGCAAGTTGAACTTAAATGATAAAAGTTCTCCAGATAGAATAAAATCAGAACTCAATATGAGCAAAAATGCCTTCAAGAGAGCAGTCGGTAGACTTTTAAAAGAAGGTAAAATTAAATTTGTTGGTAATGGTATAGAAAAAATATAA
- a CDS encoding ABC-F family ATP-binding cassette domain-containing protein, with protein MITVTGLELQFGTKKLFKDVNVKFTPGNCYGVIGANGAGKSTFLKILSGEIEPTKGEVSITPGERLAVLKQDHFEFDDCVVLDTVVMGHKRLYDIRIEKDALYMKEDFSEEDGKHASELEAEFAELDGWEADTNAERLLMGLGIEKDLHYKTMKELKGSEKVKVLLAQALFGEPDILLLDEPTNHIDFKAIAWLEEFLITYEKTVIVVSHDRHFLNKVCTNMLDIDFGKAKLFVGNYDFWYESSQLALKLINDQNKKKEEKIKELQAFIARFSSNASKAKQATSRKKLLDKITIDDIQPSSRRYPFVGFNPEREAGKDILMVDGISKTIDGVKVLNNVTFTIAKGEKIVILGKNEIARTTLFKILMGEMEPDEGTYKWGVTTKRGYLPKDNSEYFNDVETNLIDWLRQFSEEKAESFIRGFLGKMLFSGDEPLKMAKVLSGGEKVRCMFSKLMLSGANVMMLDEPTNHLDLESIQAVNNGLIAFTGTLLFTSHDHKFIQTIANRVIEITPAGVFDKKVTFDEYIEDEDVTKTLKEMYR; from the coding sequence TTGATTACAGTAACAGGACTAGAACTCCAATTTGGAACGAAAAAATTATTTAAAGATGTTAATGTAAAATTTACACCAGGTAATTGTTATGGGGTAATAGGAGCTAATGGAGCAGGAAAATCTACTTTTCTCAAAATTTTATCTGGTGAAATAGAACCTACTAAAGGAGAAGTAAGCATTACTCCAGGAGAAAGACTAGCAGTTTTAAAACAAGATCACTTCGAATTTGATGATTGTGTTGTTTTAGATACAGTTGTAATGGGACATAAAAGATTATATGATATAAGAATAGAAAAAGATGCATTATATATGAAAGAAGATTTTAGCGAAGAAGATGGTAAACACGCTTCAGAATTGGAAGCAGAATTTGCTGAACTTGATGGATGGGAAGCAGACACTAACGCTGAGAGATTATTAATGGGACTAGGAATAGAAAAAGACTTGCACTATAAGACAATGAAAGAACTAAAAGGTAGTGAAAAAGTTAAGGTTCTACTTGCTCAGGCACTATTTGGTGAACCAGATATTCTATTACTTGATGAGCCTACTAACCATATTGATTTTAAAGCCATTGCTTGGTTGGAAGAGTTTCTTATCACTTATGAAAAAACAGTTATAGTTGTATCTCATGATAGACATTTTCTTAACAAAGTATGTACTAATATGTTGGATATTGATTTTGGTAAAGCAAAATTATTCGTAGGTAACTATGATTTTTGGTATGAATCAAGTCAGCTTGCATTAAAGCTTATAAATGACCAAAACAAAAAGAAAGAAGAAAAAATAAAAGAACTGCAAGCATTTATTGCTAGATTCAGCTCTAATGCATCAAAAGCAAAACAGGCTACATCAAGAAAAAAATTACTTGACAAAATAACTATTGATGATATTCAACCTTCTTCAAGGAGATATCCTTTTGTAGGATTCAATCCAGAAAGAGAAGCAGGAAAAGACATTCTTATGGTTGATGGAATCAGCAAGACTATTGATGGAGTTAAAGTGCTTAACAATGTTACCTTCACTATAGCAAAAGGTGAGAAGATTGTCATTCTTGGAAAGAACGAAATTGCTAGAACAACATTATTTAAGATTTTAATGGGAGAGATGGAGCCAGACGAAGGAACATACAAATGGGGAGTTACAACCAAAAGAGGATATTTACCGAAGGATAACTCAGAATATTTTAATGACGTGGAGACTAATCTTATTGATTGGTTAAGACAATTCTCTGAAGAAAAAGCAGAATCATTCATTAGAGGTTTCTTAGGTAAAATGTTATTTTCAGGGGATGAACCGTTGAAAATGGCTAAAGTTCTATCTGGTGGAGAAAAAGTTAGATGTATGTTCTCAAAATTAATGCTGTCAGGTGCTAATGTCATGATGCTTGATGAACCTACCAACCACCTTGACCTTGAATCAATTCAAGCAGTCAACAATGGTCTTATAGCATTTACAGGTACATTATTATTTACTTCTCATGACCATAAATTTATACAAACCATTGCTAATAGAGTTATTGAGATAACTCCAGCAGGAGTATTTGATAAGAAAGTAACATTTGATGAGTATATTGAAGATGAAGATGTTACTAAAACATTAAAAGAGATGTATAGATAA
- a CDS encoding DUF3604 domain-containing protein has protein sequence MREHIVNTEVGTLVVNICDEIVVNGELEWELQFKAKENIEKGGSIKILVPAYQHQRSEEYLQTYDYWKPNYIYAVGEEDDIKVDVRIEKVPSAFSHITGWVDSNRIAVVTLDNGLKEGQIIKIKFGGIDRPWLEGECTPSRVSQFSFRVNGTYLIYKVFIDKMGNGEYQEIKAFPLVKVVPDKAKRIVLTAPSIIKTDEEFNIDINVVDRFNNPIFDYDTDNFKLVIINLDTKEKTTITKVEDKFLGKASKEGFYEIIVEDTDLHVEKAVLLCDNSTDNLYWGDIHTHSNLTANIRDNDCGAYPSEGYLYAKEVSRLDYICISEQTFMFNEDRSVNVDKDTWNKIGTESDRFYEKGSLVTFPGIELHSKRGDTVVLFRDSLSSYEYPSEDVLDIGDMWKFYKGKEYLSIPHLHRYCNGRPRKDEQEQKFTGFDTQNWKEDNEHEVLCEIYSSQWGRFENDKHPMILKARANVEGNTVVDFLNSGKKWGTAANSDGHDGNPGYGGITGVYASEKTRESIFESLSSRKTLASTHPRTVIKFDINGYDMGSINEGDKSPRDINIKTIAPSNIKKVEVIRNGEVFCSESCTSNYMDITVTDREELYKDTYYYIRVVLENGHFGWTSPIWFI, from the coding sequence ATGAGAGAGCATATAGTTAATACTGAAGTAGGGACATTAGTAGTTAATATCTGTGATGAGATAGTTGTTAATGGTGAATTAGAGTGGGAATTACAATTCAAGGCAAAAGAAAATATAGAAAAAGGTGGAAGTATCAAGATTCTTGTTCCAGCTTATCAACATCAAAGAAGTGAGGAATATCTTCAAACCTATGATTATTGGAAACCTAATTATATCTATGCTGTTGGTGAAGAAGATGATATTAAGGTTGACGTAAGAATAGAAAAAGTTCCTAGTGCTTTTAGTCATATAACAGGATGGGTTGACAGCAATCGTATCGCTGTTGTAACACTGGATAATGGTCTAAAAGAAGGACAGATTATTAAGATTAAATTTGGAGGTATTGATAGACCTTGGTTAGAAGGGGAGTGCACACCTTCTAGAGTCTCACAATTTTCTTTTAGGGTAAATGGTACGTATTTAATTTATAAAGTGTTTATTGATAAAATGGGTAATGGAGAGTACCAAGAAATCAAGGCATTTCCATTAGTGAAGGTAGTACCTGATAAAGCAAAGAGAATAGTTTTAACTGCACCATCTATTATAAAAACTGATGAAGAATTCAATATTGATATAAATGTAGTAGATAGATTCAATAATCCTATATTTGACTATGATACAGATAATTTCAAATTAGTAATAATTAATTTGGATACAAAAGAAAAAACCACAATAACTAAAGTTGAGGATAAGTTTTTAGGTAAGGCAAGTAAAGAAGGTTTTTACGAAATAATAGTAGAAGATACTGATTTACATGTAGAAAAAGCCGTTTTATTATGTGATAATTCAACAGACAATCTGTATTGGGGAGATATTCATACACATTCCAATCTTACTGCCAACATAAGAGACAATGATTGTGGAGCATATCCTAGTGAAGGATATCTATATGCCAAAGAAGTCTCTAGACTAGATTACATATGTATTTCTGAACAGACTTTCATGTTTAATGAAGATAGAAGTGTTAATGTAGATAAAGATACTTGGAATAAAATTGGAACAGAGTCAGATAGATTCTATGAAAAGGGCAGTCTAGTTACGTTCCCAGGAATTGAGCTTCATAGTAAAAGAGGGGATACAGTTGTATTGTTCAGGGATTCTCTAAGCAGTTATGAATATCCTTCAGAGGATGTATTGGATATTGGGGATATGTGGAAGTTCTATAAAGGAAAAGAGTATTTATCTATACCTCATCTACATAGATACTGTAATGGAAGACCTAGAAAAGATGAACAAGAACAGAAATTCACTGGTTTTGATACACAGAACTGGAAAGAGGATAATGAACATGAAGTATTATGCGAAATCTATTCCAGTCAATGGGGAAGATTTGAAAACGATAAACATCCTATGATATTAAAAGCAAGAGCAAATGTTGAGGGTAATACAGTTGTCGATTTTCTGAATAGTGGTAAGAAATGGGGTACAGCCGCTAACAGTGATGGTCATGATGGAAACCCAGGTTATGGAGGAATTACAGGTGTATATGCTTCTGAAAAAACTCGAGAAAGTATTTTTGAGTCCCTGAGCAGCCGCAAGACTTTGGCATCTACGCACCCAAGAACTGTGATCAAGTTTGATATTAATGGCTATGATATGGGAAGTATTAATGAAGGCGATAAAAGTCCTAGAGACATAAATATAAAAACTATAGCACCAAGTAATATTAAAAAAGTTGAAGTTATAAGAAATGGAGAAGTTTTCTGTAGTGAATCCTGTACAAGTAACTATATGGATATAACTGTTACTGATAGGGAAGAGTTATATAAAGATACTTATTATTACATTAGAGTAGTATTAGAGAATGGTCATTTTGGATGGACTAGTCCTATATGGTTTATATAA